In the genome of Gadus morhua chromosome 14, gadMor3.0, whole genome shotgun sequence, one region contains:
- the crybgx gene encoding crystallin beta gamma X, with amino-acid sequence MNIFTKVTGLAQQTSKLGSVLQRAFYGSSGRVTLFEQRNFAGRRLDLSSDCQKLSDKNFPERCNSVQVESGAWIGYEHDNFRGRQYLWDMSERGEYNCHDKWCAQVDHISSVRGIKQDNNPPRAQLFEKAGFSGKKTDVQDDIPNLMTRHSLNRAASIRVLGGAWVVYQEPNYRGPHYILEKRDFNNSSDWGSQNSTIGSMRRVRFN; translated from the exons CAAGCTGGGGTCTGTACTCCAACGTGCCTTCTATGGGTCCAGTGGGAGG GTGACCCTTTTTGAGCAGAGGAACTTCGCCGGCAGACGGCTGGACCTGAGTTCCGACTGCCAAAAACTTAGTGATAAGAACTTCCCCGAGAGATGCAACTCCGTGCAGGTGGAGAGTGGAGC ATGGATAGGCTATGAACATGATAACTTCCGTGGACGCCAGTATCTGTGGGACATGTCTGAGAGGGGCGAGTACAACTGTCATGACAAGTGGTGTGCTCAGGTGGACCACATCTCATCCGTCCGGGGGATCAAGCAG GACAACAACCCTCCCAGGGCCCAACTGTTTGAGAAGGCTGGCTTCTCTGGTAAGAAAACAGATGTCCAGGATGACATCCCCAACCTGATGACCCGTCACAGCCTGAACAGAGCCGCCTCCATCCGGGTCCTTGGTGGAGC TTGGGTAGTTTACCAGGAGCCCAATTACAGAGGTCCCCACTACATCCTCGAGAAACGTGACTTCAACAACTCCTCTGACTGGGGTAGCCAGAACAGCACCATTGGATCCATGCGTAGAGTCCGCTTCAACTAA
- the LOC115558656 gene encoding G2/mitotic-specific cyclin-B2 isoform X2 — MSSIQVRAGLTTGPENALKMGKSTFGGPRRAALGELTNAPGVVLNTKTHGKATTKPTLNQKAKLKLAAAPLLPPVQGQEVFPMCEESTDVSMKEQELCQAFSDVLLTVEDIDEQDGDMPQLCAEYVKDIYSYLMALEQKQSVRPRYLQGYEINERMRALLIDWLIQVHSRFQLLQETLYLTVAILDRFLQVQPVSRRKLQLAGVTAMLVASKYEEMYCPEVADFAYITDNAFTKPQILQMEQLILRCLNFDLGRPLPLHFLRRASKAANSNVEKHTLAKYLMELTLVDYDMVHYRPSEIAAASLCFSQLLLEDLPWSPTQHHYATYDESHLKPIMQHMAKNVVTVNEGKTKFQAVKTKYSSSKLMKISLIPQLKSDVVTSMAAPLINNH; from the exons ATGTCGTCGATCCAAGTTAGAGCTGGC CTCACCACTGGCCCAGAGAACGCATTAAAAATGGGTAAATCAACTTTTGGTGGCCCAAGGAGAGCAGCTCTCGGAGAGCTTACAAACGCCCCCGGTGTAGTTCTAAACACAAAG ACTCATGGCAAGGCTACCACAAAACCAACCCTGAACCAGAAGGCAAAACTAAAGCTGGCTGCAGCACCGTTGCTGCCTCCAGTTCAAGGTCAAGAAGTCTTCCCCATGTGTGAAGAATCAACTGACGTCTCCATGAAAGAACAGGAACTCTGCCAGGCTTTTTCTGACGTTCTCCTGACTGTAGAAGATATTGATGAACAGGATGGGGACATGCCACAGTTGTGTGCTGAATATGTGAAGGACATATATTCCTATCTCATGGCTCTTGAG CAAAAACAAAGTGTGCGACCGAGGTACTTGCAAGGCTATGAAATCAATGAAAGAATGAGGGCCCTGCTGATCGACTGGCTGATCCAGGTTCACTCTAGGTTCCAGCTACTGCAAGAGACTCTGTATCTCACGGTTGCCATTCTGGATCGTTTTCTACAG GTTCAGCCTGTGTCTCGCAGGAAGCTCCAGCTTGCaggtgtgacggctatgttggtGGCTTCAAAGTATGAGGAGATGTACTGTCCAGAGGTAGCAGACTTTGCATACATCACTGACAACGCTTTCACCAAGCCCCAGATACTGCAAATGGAGCAGCTTATTCTCAGGTGCCTCAATTTTGACCTTGGACGCCCTCTGCCTTTACACTTCCTCAGGAGAGCCTCAAAGGCTGCAAAT TCCAATGTGGAAAAGCATACCCTTGCCAAGTACCTTATGGAGCTGACGCTGGTGGATTATGACATGGTGCACTACCGGCCCTCTGAGATCGCTGCTGCGTCCCTGTGCTTCTCGCAACTCCTGCTGGAGGATCTTCCATGG TCGCCCACACAGCACCACTACGCTACCTACGACGAGAGCCACCTGAAGCCAATTATGCAGCACATGGCCAAGAATGTAGTGACTGTCAATGAGGGCAAAACCAAGTTTCAG GCTGTCAAGACCAAGTACTCCAGCAGCAAACTAATGAAGATCAGCCTGATTCCTCAGCTCAAGTCAGATGTTGTTACAAGCATGGCAGCACCCCTGATTAACAATCACtga
- the LOC115558656 gene encoding G2/mitotic-specific cyclin-B2 isoform X1: MSSIQVRAGLTTGPENALKMGKSTFGGPRRAALGELTNAPGVVLNTKKTHGKATTKPTLNQKAKLKLAAAPLLPPVQGQEVFPMCEESTDVSMKEQELCQAFSDVLLTVEDIDEQDGDMPQLCAEYVKDIYSYLMALEQKQSVRPRYLQGYEINERMRALLIDWLIQVHSRFQLLQETLYLTVAILDRFLQVQPVSRRKLQLAGVTAMLVASKYEEMYCPEVADFAYITDNAFTKPQILQMEQLILRCLNFDLGRPLPLHFLRRASKAANSNVEKHTLAKYLMELTLVDYDMVHYRPSEIAAASLCFSQLLLEDLPWSPTQHHYATYDESHLKPIMQHMAKNVVTVNEGKTKFQAVKTKYSSSKLMKISLIPQLKSDVVTSMAAPLINNH; the protein is encoded by the exons ATGTCGTCGATCCAAGTTAGAGCTGGC CTCACCACTGGCCCAGAGAACGCATTAAAAATGGGTAAATCAACTTTTGGTGGCCCAAGGAGAGCAGCTCTCGGAGAGCTTACAAACGCCCCCGGTGTAGTTCTAAACACAAAG AAGACTCATGGCAAGGCTACCACAAAACCAACCCTGAACCAGAAGGCAAAACTAAAGCTGGCTGCAGCACCGTTGCTGCCTCCAGTTCAAGGTCAAGAAGTCTTCCCCATGTGTGAAGAATCAACTGACGTCTCCATGAAAGAACAGGAACTCTGCCAGGCTTTTTCTGACGTTCTCCTGACTGTAGAAGATATTGATGAACAGGATGGGGACATGCCACAGTTGTGTGCTGAATATGTGAAGGACATATATTCCTATCTCATGGCTCTTGAG CAAAAACAAAGTGTGCGACCGAGGTACTTGCAAGGCTATGAAATCAATGAAAGAATGAGGGCCCTGCTGATCGACTGGCTGATCCAGGTTCACTCTAGGTTCCAGCTACTGCAAGAGACTCTGTATCTCACGGTTGCCATTCTGGATCGTTTTCTACAG GTTCAGCCTGTGTCTCGCAGGAAGCTCCAGCTTGCaggtgtgacggctatgttggtGGCTTCAAAGTATGAGGAGATGTACTGTCCAGAGGTAGCAGACTTTGCATACATCACTGACAACGCTTTCACCAAGCCCCAGATACTGCAAATGGAGCAGCTTATTCTCAGGTGCCTCAATTTTGACCTTGGACGCCCTCTGCCTTTACACTTCCTCAGGAGAGCCTCAAAGGCTGCAAAT TCCAATGTGGAAAAGCATACCCTTGCCAAGTACCTTATGGAGCTGACGCTGGTGGATTATGACATGGTGCACTACCGGCCCTCTGAGATCGCTGCTGCGTCCCTGTGCTTCTCGCAACTCCTGCTGGAGGATCTTCCATGG TCGCCCACACAGCACCACTACGCTACCTACGACGAGAGCCACCTGAAGCCAATTATGCAGCACATGGCCAAGAATGTAGTGACTGTCAATGAGGGCAAAACCAAGTTTCAG GCTGTCAAGACCAAGTACTCCAGCAGCAAACTAATGAAGATCAGCCTGATTCCTCAGCTCAAGTCAGATGTTGTTACAAGCATGGCAGCACCCCTGATTAACAATCACtga